The following are from one region of the Rutidosis leptorrhynchoides isolate AG116_Rl617_1_P2 unplaced genomic scaffold, CSIRO_AGI_Rlap_v1 contig173, whole genome shotgun sequence genome:
- the LOC139881589 gene encoding uncharacterized protein, with protein sequence MNAVKEETPPVNLKTHSPVMQNPRFLKIPIIKKAPKHKPKFKILRLGTNSKKFSSRVKEFLHLHDCKLRFFMTWISPIGFFGDREILAIEGLFKSHPNACLVIVSNSLDSGKGNKTILKPFTDKGFKLIAAMPDFDYIFKNTSAAIWFNELKRGTIHPGDVPLGQNLSNLLRLALLYKFGGIYVDTDVVLLKSLSSLRNSIGAQTTDTETRNWTRLNNAVMIFDKEHPLLYEFIQEFSFTFNGNRWGHNGPYLVSRVASRVIDNPGFNFTVLNPSAFYPVDWSRIRSLFRKPKDEMHSKFLRKKLETIRNESFAVHLWNKHSRKFTVEEGSIIDHIRSDCCIFCNHSSSGVHVITK encoded by the coding sequence atGAATGCTGTCAAAGAGGAAACCCCACCTGTAAATTTGAAGACCCATTCGCCAGTAATgcaaaatccaaggtttttgaagaTACCCATTATCAAGAAAGCCCCAAAACATAAACCCAAGTTCAAGATTCTGCGTTTGGGAACAAACTCCAAGAAATTTTCATCCAGGGTCAAAGAGTTTCTTCATCTCCATGATTGTAAGTTGAGGTTCTTTATGACATGGATTTCTCCAATTGGGTTTTTTGGTGATAGAGAGATTTTAGCAATTGAAGGTCTGTTCAAGTCACACCCTAATGCTTGTTTGGTCATAGTCTCAAATTCATTGGATTCTGGTAAAGGGAATAAAACAATCTTAAAGCCATTTACAGATAAGGGTTTCAAGTTGATAGCAGCAATGCCTGATTTTGATTACATATTCAAGAACACTTCTGCTGCAATCTGGTTTAATGAGTTGAAGAGAGGAACAATTCATCCTGGAGATGTCCCTTTGGGTCAAAACTTGTCCAACTTGCTTAGGCTTGCTTTATTATACAAATTTGGTGGCATTTATGTAGACACAGATGTTGTTTTGTTGAAAAGTCTATCAAGCTTGAGAAACTCCATTGGAGCACAAACTACTGATACAGAAACTAGGAATTGGACAAGATTAAACAATGCTGTCATGATTTTCGACAAGGAACATCCGTTGCTATACGAGTTCATTCAAGAATTCTCATTCACTTTCAATGGCAATAGATGGGGTCATAATGGTCCTTATTTAGTATCTAGAGTTGCTTCGAGGGTTATCGATAATCCTGGATTTAACTTCACAGTGTTGAATCCTTCGGCGTTTTATCCTGTCGATTGGAGCAGAATCCGAAGCCTATTCCGAAAACCAAAGGATGAAATGCACTCGAAATTTTTGCGTAAAAAGCTCGAAACGATCCGAAACGAAAGCTTTGCCGTTCATCTATGGAATAAGCATAGCAGGAAATTTACAGTTGAAGAAGGGAGCATTATTGATCATATAAGGTCAGATTGTTGTATCTTCTGCAATCATTCTTCTAGTGGGGTTCATGTAATTACCAAATAA